The following DNA comes from Nocardioides panzhihuensis.
GCTTCCTGTTCATCCGTGGCGCCGGTGACGGCTCCCGGCTCGCGGTGATCACCGAGATGAGCATCGATCCGGCGCTGGTCGCCCAGCAGATGCAGGCGACCGTCCTGATGATCGGCGAGCGCGCGATGAGCACCCCGAGACGCTCGGTCTGAGCCAACCGAGCCGATGCCCGACGCCCCCGACGACGACTACGTCGACCACCCGATCCGGTCCTATGTCCGGACGGGCGGTCGGGTGCGCCCGACCCATCGGTTGACGCCGGCGACGCTCCTGATCGGCCACATCAGCCCGACGGCCACGTCGGTCGGCCGGCAGGAGCGCGAGGTCCTCTCCCAGTGCATGGGTGTGATCTCGATGGCCGAGATCGCCGTCCACCTCGGCCAGCCGGTCAGCGTCCTCGCGGTGATCGTCTCGGACATGATCGACGCCGGTCTCATCGGCATCCGGCCCGACAGCGACACCGCCGCCGGCCCCTCCCGCGAAACCCTCCAGAAGGTCCTGCATGCTCTCAACCACCTCTGATGGCCACGGCCGAAGCGGAGCCCGAGGCGATCAGCACTATCTGGCACCGACGGTCGTCGAGTCGGTCAAGATCCTGGTGGTCGGCTCCTTCGGAGTCGGCAAGACCACGCTGATCGGATCGGTCAGCGAGATCGACCCACTCCGCACCGAGGAGACGATCACGCAGGCCAGCGAGGGGATCGACGAGGTCGAGGCCACCCCGGAGAAGACGACGACCACGGTCGCGATGGACTTCGGCCGGATCACGCTGACCGACGAGATCGCGCTCTACCTGTTCGGCACTCCCGGGCAGCGGCGCTTCTGGGACCTGTGGTCCGGCCTCGCCGAGGGCGCCGCCGGCGCGCTTGTCCTGGTCGACACCCGCCGCCTGGCAGACTCCTTCGAGGTGCTGGACCAGCTCGAGACGCGTACGTCCCTGCCGTTCGTGGTCGCGATCAACCAATTCCCCGACGCGCCGAACTACGAGCCCGACCAGATCCGCAAGGCGCTCGACCTCGATGACGAGACGCCGATCGTGGTGTGCAACGCCAAGAACCGCAACGCCTGCGCCCGAGCGCTCGCCGCGCTCGTGCGCCACGCCCTGAAGACGCGCTGACCCCGACCCACGACCGAACAGGCACCATCGCGATGACTCCCACCCGCACCGTACGTCTCGCCGACCTCACCGACCTCACCCAGGCGCACGAGACAGTCGGCCCTCGCGCGCGAGAGGTGCACCAACGGCTCCGGGCCGAGTGGGGTCCGGTCGCCCCGGGCGAGCTCTCCCCCGACGTACGCTGCTGGTTCGCGATGGGCTATGCCGAGTTCAGCGAGGTGATCCGCAACGAGGAGGTCTTCTCCCGCAACGGCGACAACTGGAGCGCCGTGCAGGAGGGCAGGATCCAGCCGGACATGCCGATCTACCCGTTCGTGACCACCCGGCAGAACTCCTTCCACAACGACGGCGAGCTCCGGCAGCGGCTGCGTTCACCGATCGACCGGGCCCTCTCGCGGGTCGACGAGCACGGCTACGCCGCGCAGGTACGCGGCATCTGCAACGACCTCGTCGACGACATGCTCGAGCGTGGCGAGGCCGACCTGGTCCAGGACTACGCCGTGCTGATCCCGCTCCTCTCGGTCGCCGCGATGTTCGGCATGGGTCCCGAGGTCGGGGACTCGATGCGCAAGGCGGCCCACAAGGTCCTCGGTGGCGGCCAGCTCGCCCAGGAGGGGGTCATCGAGCTCGCCGTGGAGATCGTCGACCACATCGCCAGGCGGCGCCGGGATCCTCGAGAAGACCTCACCTCCCACCTGATCGACGATCCCGGCCTGTGGGACGACAACGAGGTCATGGAGGCGATGATCGTGATGATCATCGCCGGCAACGAGCTGACCATCGCGACCATCACCCAGACCCTGCTGCTGATGCTCTCCGACGATCGTTTCGCGGGCCGGCTGCGCGGTGGGCGTCTCGATGTCGACCAGGCGATCGAGGAGGTCATGTGGCGCGACCCGCCCTGCTACAACATCACCCCGCGCTTCGCGCTGCGCGACGTCGAGCTCGGCGGCCAGCTGATCCGCAAGGGTGATGCCGTGGTGCCGTGCATCGCGGCGGCCAACCTCGACCCGTTGATGACCGGCGACGACCCGTGGCTCGAGATCGGCAACCGGGCGCACATGTCGTGGAGCGCCGGCCCGCACTCCTGTCCCGCGCAGCGACCGGGCACGATCATCGTGCAGGCAGCCGTACGCACCGTCGTGGAGCGGCTTCCCGAGGTCTCCCTCGCGGTGCCGGCCGACCGGGTCGAGCGCCACACCGACTCGCTCTCCTACCGCTACCCGACCTCGATGCCGGTGAGGTTCGTCCGCACCCTCTCCTGAGGGCGCGGACGAGGATCAGGCGAGCGAGACCAGGTCGGCGTACTCCTCGTTCCACAGGTCCTCGACACCGTCGGGGAGGATGAGCACCTTGTCGGGCTCCAGCGCGTGCACGGCGCCCTCGTCGTGGGTGACCAGCACGATCGCGCCCTCGTAACGGCGGATCGCGTTGAGCACCTCCTCGCGAGAGGCCGGGTCGAGGTTGTTGGTGGGCTCGTCGAGCAGGAGCACGTTGGCCGCCGAGACGACCAGGGAGGCCAGCGCCAGCCGGGTCTTCTCCCCACCGGAGAGCACCCCGGCGGGCTTGTGCACGTCATCACCGCTGAAGAGGAACGCGCCCAGCACGGTGCGGGCCTCGGTGTCGGTCAGCTGCGGCGCGGCGGACTGCATGTTCTGCAGCACCGACCGTTTGGTGTCGAGCGTCTCGTGCTCCTGGGCGTAGTAGCCGACCTTGAGCCCGTGTCCCGGCACGACCTCGCCGGTGTCGGGCTTGTCGACCCCGGCCAGGATGCGCAGCATGGTGGTCTTGCCGGCACCGTTGAGCCCGAGGATGACCACGCGGGTCCCGCGGTCGATGGCCAGGTCGACAGCGGTGAAGACCTCCAGGGCGCCGTAGGACTTCGAGAGGTCGTGGGCGGTGAGCGGGGTCTTGCCGGAGGGCGCCGGTGAGGGGAACTTGATCGCGGCGACCTTCTCCTGCTGCCGCTCCCCTTCGACGCCGGCCATGATCTTCTCGGCGCGCTTGAGCATGCTCTGCGCAGCGGTCGCCTTGGTGGCCTTGGCCCGCATCTTGTTGGCCTGGTCGGTGAGCGTCTTCGCCTTGTTCTGCGCGTTCATCAGCTCGCGCTTGCGGCGGGCCTCGTCGGTCTCGCGCTGGATCAGGTACTGCTTCCACGGCATGTTGTAGATGTCGATCACCTCGCGGTTGCCGTCGAGGTGGAAGACCTTGTTGACCGTCTGGGCGAGCAGGTCGTTGTCGTGGGAGATCACGATGAAGCCGCCCTTGTAGGACTTCATCCAGTCGCGCAGCCAGATGATCGAGTCGGCGTCGAGGTGGTTGGTCGGCTCGTCGAGGATCAGGACCTCGGCCGAGGAGAAGAGGATGCGCGCCAGCTCGACGCGTCTCCTCTGGCCGCCCGACAACGTCTTCAACGGCTGGGTCATGATCCGGTCGGGGATGCCGAGCGACTGGGCGATCTGCAGGGCCTCGGTCTCGGCCGCGTAGCCACCGCCCGCGTCGAGCTCGTCGTGGGCGCGCTGATAGCGCTTCATCGCCTTCTCGCGCAGCTTCGGGTCCTCGGACCCCATCTCCTCCTCGGCGATCCGCATGCGGCGTACGGCATCGTCGAGCCCACGCGCGGACAGGATGCGGTCCCTG
Coding sequences within:
- a CDS encoding GTP-binding protein, which codes for MLSTTSDGHGRSGARGDQHYLAPTVVESVKILVVGSFGVGKTTLIGSVSEIDPLRTEETITQASEGIDEVEATPEKTTTTVAMDFGRITLTDEIALYLFGTPGQRRFWDLWSGLAEGAAGALVLVDTRRLADSFEVLDQLETRTSLPFVVAINQFPDAPNYEPDQIRKALDLDDETPIVVCNAKNRNACARALAALVRHALKTR
- a CDS encoding ABC-F family ATP-binding cassette domain-containing protein, whose amino-acid sequence is MITAHDLEVRVGARLLMENVTFRVGPGDKVGLVGRNGAGKTTLTKVLAGDHLPAAGSVSNTGEIGYLPQDPRVGDPEVIARDRILSARGLDDAVRRMRIAEEEMGSEDPKLREKAMKRYQRAHDELDAGGGYAAETEALQIAQSLGIPDRIMTQPLKTLSGGQRRRVELARILFSSAEVLILDEPTNHLDADSIIWLRDWMKSYKGGFIVISHDNDLLAQTVNKVFHLDGNREVIDIYNMPWKQYLIQRETDEARRKRELMNAQNKAKTLTDQANKMRAKATKATAAQSMLKRAEKIMAGVEGERQQEKVAAIKFPSPAPSGKTPLTAHDLSKSYGALEVFTAVDLAIDRGTRVVILGLNGAGKTTMLRILAGVDKPDTGEVVPGHGLKVGYYAQEHETLDTKRSVLQNMQSAAPQLTDTEARTVLGAFLFSGDDVHKPAGVLSGGEKTRLALASLVVSAANVLLLDEPTNNLDPASREEVLNAIRRYEGAIVLVTHDEGAVHALEPDKVLILPDGVEDLWNEEYADLVSLA
- a CDS encoding cytochrome P450; translation: MTPTRTVRLADLTDLTQAHETVGPRAREVHQRLRAEWGPVAPGELSPDVRCWFAMGYAEFSEVIRNEEVFSRNGDNWSAVQEGRIQPDMPIYPFVTTRQNSFHNDGELRQRLRSPIDRALSRVDEHGYAAQVRGICNDLVDDMLERGEADLVQDYAVLIPLLSVAAMFGMGPEVGDSMRKAAHKVLGGGQLAQEGVIELAVEIVDHIARRRRDPREDLTSHLIDDPGLWDDNEVMEAMIVMIIAGNELTIATITQTLLLMLSDDRFAGRLRGGRLDVDQAIEEVMWRDPPCYNITPRFALRDVELGGQLIRKGDAVVPCIAAANLDPLMTGDDPWLEIGNRAHMSWSAGPHSCPAQRPGTIIVQAAVRTVVERLPEVSLAVPADRVERHTDSLSYRYPTSMPVRFVRTLS
- a CDS encoding DUF742 domain-containing protein, which translates into the protein MPDAPDDDYVDHPIRSYVRTGGRVRPTHRLTPATLLIGHISPTATSVGRQEREVLSQCMGVISMAEIAVHLGQPVSVLAVIVSDMIDAGLIGIRPDSDTAAGPSRETLQKVLHALNHL